Proteins co-encoded in one Bradyrhizobium sp. 170 genomic window:
- a CDS encoding sodium-translocating pyrophosphatase: MTALWVIVLCGALSIVYAIWATSSVLKADAGNARMQEIAAAVAEGAQAYLRRQYMTIGMVGVVIFALLAYFLGMLVAIGFLIGAVLSGAAGFIGMNVSVRANVRTAQAATTSLAGGLELAFKAGAITGMLVAGLALLGVTIYFAYLTHGLGLKANDRVVVDALVALGFGASLISIFARLGGGIFTKGADVGGDLVGKVEAGIPEDDPRNPATIADNVGDNVGDCAGMAADLFETYAVTAVATMVLAAIFFATSPLLVPMMTLPLAIGGVCIITSIIGTFFVKLGASQSIMGALYKGLIATGVLSLLGVAGVINWLIGFGPLAGVKYTGLALFECGVVGLVVTGLIIWITEYYTGTEYRPVKSIAASSVTGHGTNVIQGLAISMESTAGPAIVIIAGILVTYSLAGLFGIAIATTTMLALAGMIVALDAFGPVTDNAGGIAEMAGLPKEVRKATDALDAVGNTTKAVTKGYAIGSAGLGALVLFAAYNEDLKFFIANSAKHPYFQGVLPDFSLNNPYVVVGLLFGGLLPYLFGAMGMTAVGRAAGAIVEEVRRQFREKPGIMQGTDKPDYGKAVDLLTKAAIKEMIIPSLLPVLSPIFVYFVIYAIAGGGAAGKSAAFSAVGAMLLGVIVTGLFVAISMTSGGGAWDNAKKYIEDGHFGGKGSDAHKAAVTGDTVGDPYKDTAGPAVNPMIKITNIVALLLLAVLAH, encoded by the coding sequence ATGACAGCATTATGGGTGATCGTGCTCTGCGGAGCGCTTTCGATCGTTTACGCCATCTGGGCGACGTCGTCCGTTCTGAAAGCGGATGCCGGCAACGCGCGCATGCAGGAAATCGCGGCCGCGGTGGCTGAGGGCGCGCAGGCTTATCTGCGCCGCCAGTACATGACGATCGGCATGGTCGGCGTCGTAATTTTCGCCCTTCTGGCCTACTTCCTCGGCATGCTGGTTGCGATCGGCTTCCTGATCGGTGCGGTGCTGTCGGGTGCCGCGGGCTTCATCGGCATGAACGTCTCGGTTCGCGCCAACGTGCGCACCGCGCAGGCCGCGACCACCTCGCTGGCCGGCGGCCTCGAGCTTGCCTTCAAGGCGGGTGCGATCACCGGCATGCTGGTCGCGGGTCTCGCGCTGCTCGGCGTCACCATCTATTTCGCCTATCTCACCCACGGCTTGGGGCTGAAGGCCAACGACCGCGTCGTCGTCGATGCGCTGGTGGCGCTCGGCTTCGGCGCCTCGCTGATCTCGATCTTCGCTCGTCTCGGCGGCGGCATCTTCACCAAGGGTGCTGACGTCGGCGGCGACCTCGTCGGCAAGGTCGAAGCCGGCATTCCCGAGGACGATCCGCGCAACCCGGCGACCATCGCCGACAACGTCGGCGACAACGTCGGTGACTGCGCTGGCATGGCGGCCGACCTGTTCGAGACCTATGCGGTGACCGCGGTCGCCACCATGGTGCTCGCCGCGATCTTCTTCGCGACCTCGCCGCTGCTGGTGCCGATGATGACCCTGCCGCTCGCTATCGGCGGCGTCTGCATCATCACCTCGATCATCGGCACCTTCTTCGTCAAGCTCGGTGCCAGCCAGTCCATCATGGGCGCGCTGTACAAGGGCCTGATTGCGACGGGCGTGCTGTCGCTGCTCGGCGTTGCCGGCGTAATCAATTGGCTGATCGGCTTCGGCCCGCTGGCGGGCGTGAAGTACACCGGCCTGGCGCTGTTCGAGTGCGGCGTCGTCGGCCTCGTCGTCACCGGCCTGATCATCTGGATCACCGAATACTACACCGGTACTGAATACCGCCCGGTTAAGTCGATTGCGGCGTCCTCGGTCACCGGCCATGGCACCAACGTGATCCAGGGTCTGGCGATCTCGATGGAATCGACCGCCGGTCCGGCGATCGTGATCATTGCGGGAATCCTCGTCACCTACAGCCTTGCCGGCCTGTTCGGCATCGCGATTGCGACCACGACGATGCTGGCGCTGGCCGGCATGATCGTAGCCCTCGACGCCTTCGGTCCGGTCACCGACAACGCCGGCGGCATTGCCGAAATGGCCGGCCTGCCGAAGGAAGTCCGCAAGGCCACCGACGCGCTCGACGCTGTCGGCAACACCACCAAGGCGGTCACCAAGGGCTACGCGATCGGCTCCGCCGGCCTTGGCGCGCTGGTGCTGTTCGCCGCCTACAATGAAGACCTCAAATTCTTCATCGCCAACTCTGCCAAGCATCCGTACTTCCAGGGCGTGCTGCCCGACTTCTCGCTCAACAACCCCTACGTCGTGGTCGGCCTGCTGTTCGGCGGCCTGCTGCCGTATCTGTTCGGCGCGATGGGCATGACGGCGGTCGGCCGCGCGGCCGGCGCGATCGTCGAGGAAGTGCGGCGCCAGTTCCGCGAGAAGCCCGGCATCATGCAGGGCACGGACAAGCCCGACTACGGCAAGGCCGTCGACCTGCTGACCAAGGCGGCGATCAAGGAAATGATCATTCCGTCGCTGTTGCCGGTGCTGTCGCCGATCTTCGTCTACTTCGTGATCTACGCGATTGCGGGCGGCGGCGCGGCCGGCAAGTCGGCGGCGTTCTCCGCCGTCGGCGCCATGCTGCTCGGCGTGATCGTGACCGGTCTGTTCGTTGCGATCTCGATGACCTCGGGCGGCGGCGCCTGGGACAACGCCAAGAAGTACATCGAGGATGGCCATTTCGGCGGCAAGGGCTCCGACGCCCACAAGGCTGCCGTGACCGGCGACACCGTCGGCGATCCCTACAAGGATACGGCGGGTCCCGCCGTCAACCCGATGATCAAGATCACGAACATCGTGGCGCTCTTGCTGCTGGCGGTCCTGGCGCACTGA
- a CDS encoding tripartite tricarboxylate transporter substrate binding protein, translated as MTIKAISRRRVLTGAAAVSAAAILPRASYGSDWRPTETVRLIVPAAPGGTTDVMGRLLAAHLQKAWGQSAVVENRSGGGGTIGTAEAVRSKGDGHTILVGNPGPNAIAYSIFRNMPYKADQLQPVSNLIRIPNIVSAHPSTGIKSIGELIAYIKANPDKLTYASSGVGQSPHLTGAWFLQLTGLKMVHVPFRGAGPALQAALAGDIQILFDNLYPTLPQVLDGKLNALAVTTPERAALAPNVPTMRESAPELAKFDVSSWFGIFLPKSAPAPVVDALNKEIKVFLERDDIKESMAKIGARTDYGSPQQYSDFLQAETTKFGEIIKREGLQMDVN; from the coding sequence GTGACGATTAAAGCTATTTCTCGACGCCGCGTTTTGACCGGAGCTGCGGCCGTTTCGGCGGCGGCAATCTTGCCGCGCGCGAGCTACGGCTCCGACTGGCGCCCGACCGAGACCGTCCGTCTCATCGTGCCGGCGGCACCAGGCGGCACCACCGACGTGATGGGGAGGTTGCTGGCCGCACATCTGCAGAAGGCGTGGGGCCAATCCGCGGTCGTGGAGAACCGTTCCGGCGGCGGCGGCACCATCGGCACTGCCGAAGCCGTGCGCAGCAAGGGGGACGGACACACCATCCTCGTTGGTAATCCCGGCCCCAACGCGATCGCCTACAGCATTTTCCGCAACATGCCCTACAAGGCGGATCAGCTGCAGCCGGTTTCCAACTTGATCCGGATCCCAAATATCGTGTCGGCCCATCCGTCGACCGGCATCAAGTCGATCGGAGAACTGATCGCCTATATCAAGGCCAATCCGGACAAGCTCACCTATGCCTCGTCCGGCGTCGGACAGAGCCCGCACCTCACCGGCGCCTGGTTCCTGCAATTGACCGGCCTGAAGATGGTCCATGTGCCGTTCCGCGGCGCCGGCCCGGCGCTGCAGGCGGCGCTTGCCGGCGATATCCAGATCCTGTTCGATAATCTCTATCCGACGCTGCCGCAGGTTCTGGACGGCAAGCTCAATGCCCTGGCGGTGACCACGCCGGAGCGTGCCGCGCTGGCGCCAAACGTTCCGACCATGCGCGAGAGCGCGCCGGAACTTGCGAAGTTCGATGTGTCGTCCTGGTTCGGCATTTTCCTGCCGAAGAGTGCGCCCGCTCCCGTGGTCGATGCGCTCAACAAGGAAATCAAGGTTTTCCTGGAGCGCGATGACATCAAGGAAAGCATGGCCAAGATCGGCGCGCGCACCGATTACGGCTCGCCGCAGCAGTATTCCGACTTCCTCCAGGCGGAGACGACGAAGTTCGGCGAGATCATCAAGCGCGAAGGCTTGCAGATGGACGTGAACTGA
- the bamE gene encoding outer membrane protein assembly factor BamE, with the protein MRRRGFRAAAAVALICAALVGCTGEQFQKGYILPPNALEQIPIGASQDQVLIVMGTPSTVATLNGEVFYYISQRSERKVAFMNQQVVDQRVIAIYFDKNRQVQRLANYGLQDGKIFDFISRTTPTSGQELSYLTPLFKLLSFN; encoded by the coding sequence ATGCGCCGGCGCGGTTTTCGCGCGGCCGCAGCCGTGGCACTGATTTGCGCAGCGCTCGTCGGGTGCACCGGCGAGCAGTTCCAGAAGGGCTATATCCTGCCGCCCAACGCGCTGGAGCAGATCCCGATCGGCGCCAGCCAGGATCAGGTGCTGATCGTGATGGGAACGCCGTCCACGGTCGCGACCCTGAACGGCGAGGTGTTCTATTACATCTCGCAGCGCTCCGAGCGCAAAGTCGCGTTCATGAATCAGCAGGTCGTCGACCAGCGCGTGATCGCGATCTATTTCGACAAGAACCGCCAGGTGCAGCGGCTCGCCAATTACGGATTGCAGGACGGCAAGATCTTCGACTTCATCAGCCGCACCACGCCGACGTCCGGCCAGGAACTCAGCTACCTGACGCCGCTGTTCAAGCTGCTCAGCTTTAACTAG
- a CDS encoding ubiquinol-cytochrome C chaperone family protein gives MLWPFNHFRKPRTPLRGTIEAIYGMIVTQAREPLFYRDFGVPDTVNGRFDLLLLHLWLVLRRLKSVEGGTALSQGLFDHFCNDMDDNLREMAVSDLKVPKRMQAFGEAFYGRTAAYDFALTEGREALALAMCKNILNGENIEKARLLAAYAEAAMAALDSQDEATLVSGLARFPLPENGAQQ, from the coding sequence ATGCTTTGGCCGTTCAATCACTTCAGGAAACCCCGGACGCCGTTGCGCGGCACCATCGAGGCCATCTATGGCATGATCGTGACGCAGGCGCGAGAACCGTTGTTTTATCGGGACTTTGGGGTTCCGGACACGGTTAACGGCCGTTTTGACCTGCTTCTGCTGCATTTGTGGCTGGTCCTGCGACGCCTGAAATCGGTGGAGGGCGGCACAGCCCTGTCACAGGGGCTGTTCGACCATTTTTGCAACGATATGGACGATAATCTGCGCGAGATGGCGGTTAGTGACCTCAAGGTGCCGAAGCGCATGCAGGCCTTCGGCGAGGCCTTCTATGGCCGGACGGCGGCCTATGATTTTGCGCTGACGGAGGGCCGCGAGGCACTGGCGCTGGCGATGTGCAAGAATATCCTCAATGGCGAGAACATCGAGAAGGCCCGCCTGCTTGCAGCCTATGCCGAGGCGGCGATGGCCGCTCTCGACAGCCAGGACGAGGCAACGCTGGTGAGCGGTTTAGCCAGATTTCCCCTGCCGGAGAATGGCGCGCAGCAATGA
- a CDS encoding DUF177 domain-containing protein — MSKTDTTKTGTTEKPDPWRVPVTVAQIPETGLHRDIEADQAIRSAVADVGGLRAVLSVQASFDVTPKSGGRFHVAGHVRARVGQTCVVTLEEIETDIDEPIDLTFAPPEQIPQMAALVDEAGESDEETPDPPEPIENGTIDLGRVATDALYLAVDPYPRKPGAVFEPVVEAVDPEDHPFAALKALKAEPKTSGTRKPKAK, encoded by the coding sequence ATGAGCAAGACTGATACGACCAAGACTGGCACGACAGAGAAGCCCGACCCGTGGCGCGTCCCCGTCACGGTGGCGCAGATACCGGAGACGGGCCTGCACCGAGACATCGAGGCCGATCAGGCCATCCGCAGCGCGGTGGCCGATGTCGGAGGCTTGCGCGCGGTGCTTTCGGTGCAGGCCTCGTTCGACGTCACGCCAAAGAGCGGCGGCCGCTTCCACGTGGCCGGCCACGTGCGAGCGCGGGTCGGACAGACCTGTGTAGTGACGCTGGAGGAGATCGAGACCGATATCGACGAGCCGATCGATCTGACCTTCGCGCCGCCCGAGCAGATCCCGCAGATGGCCGCGCTGGTCGATGAGGCCGGGGAAAGCGACGAGGAGACACCCGATCCGCCCGAACCGATCGAGAATGGCACGATCGATCTCGGCCGGGTCGCCACGGACGCATTATATCTCGCGGTCGATCCATATCCGCGCAAACCCGGCGCCGTATTTGAGCCGGTGGTTGAAGCCGTCGATCCCGAGGATCACCCGTTCGCGGCGCTCAAGGCGTTGAAGGCGGAACCGAAAACGTCCGGCACCAGGAAGCCCAAAGCCAAGTAG
- the plsX gene encoding phosphate acyltransferase PlsX, whose amino-acid sequence MPQKVRIALDAMGGDVGASVVIPGAAISLKRHPDCEFLLSGDSKQIDEQLAKYPALKKASRVVHTDVTVSMHDKPSQALRRGRKNSSMWLAIDAVKKGEADVAVSAGNTGALMAMARFHLHTMPGIDRPAIAGVWPTARGDSVVLDLGASIGGDAHHLVSLAVMGSAMASVLFGLKRPTVGLLNIGVEEVKGGEEIRKASEQLRAMNLPELDYIGFVEGDGIGAGAADVIVSEGFSGNIALKSAEGTARQMADFLRNAMASSWQSKIGYLFARSAFKALREKLDPNKSNGGMLLGLKGLVVKSHGGINAEGFAYAVDVGYEMVRCDLLTKISALVQAQIAQEVIS is encoded by the coding sequence ATGCCGCAAAAGGTTCGAATCGCGCTTGACGCCATGGGTGGCGATGTCGGCGCATCGGTCGTCATTCCCGGCGCCGCCATCTCTTTGAAACGGCATCCCGACTGCGAATTTCTGCTCTCTGGCGACAGCAAGCAGATCGACGAGCAACTTGCCAAATATCCGGCGCTGAAAAAGGCCTCCCGCGTCGTGCACACCGACGTCACCGTCAGCATGCACGACAAGCCGAGCCAGGCCCTGCGCCGCGGCCGCAAGAACTCGTCGATGTGGCTTGCAATCGACGCGGTGAAAAAGGGCGAGGCCGATGTGGCGGTTTCCGCCGGCAATACCGGCGCGCTGATGGCGATGGCGCGCTTCCATCTGCACACCATGCCCGGCATCGACCGGCCGGCCATTGCCGGTGTATGGCCGACGGCGCGCGGCGATTCCGTCGTACTCGATCTCGGCGCCAGTATCGGCGGCGATGCGCATCATCTGGTGTCGCTCGCGGTCATGGGCAGCGCGATGGCGAGCGTGCTGTTCGGCTTGAAGCGTCCGACCGTCGGCCTGCTCAATATCGGGGTCGAGGAGGTCAAGGGCGGCGAGGAGATTCGTAAAGCCTCGGAACAGCTCCGTGCGATGAACCTGCCCGAACTCGACTATATCGGCTTCGTCGAGGGCGACGGGATCGGTGCGGGCGCGGCTGACGTGATCGTGTCGGAAGGTTTCAGCGGCAACATCGCATTGAAGTCCGCGGAAGGCACCGCACGCCAGATGGCGGATTTTCTGCGCAATGCGATGGCGAGCAGCTGGCAATCCAAGATCGGCTATTTGTTCGCCCGCAGCGCCTTCAAGGCGCTGCGAGAAAAGCTCGACCCGAATAAATCCAATGGTGGTATGCTGCTTGGATTGAAAGGTTTGGTTGTTAAAAGCCACGGCGGAATCAACGCCGAAGGCTTTGCCTACGCAGTTGATGTTGGCTATGAGATGGTCCGCTGCGATCTCCTCACCAAGATCAGTGCGCTGGTACAGGCGCAGATCGCGCAGGAGGTTATCTCGTGA
- a CDS encoding beta-ketoacyl-ACP synthase III has translation MTAKRSVVLGCGSYLPQKVLTNAELAARIDTSDEWIVQRTGIRQRHIAAEGEFTSHLAINAARAALEHAGIDAQAIDLIVLATSTPDHTFPATAVAVQNELGIHHGAAFDLQAVCSGFVFALATADNFLRSGAYKRALVIGAETFSRILDWNDRGTCVLFGDGAGAIVLEAQDQPGKPTDRGVLTTHLRSDGRHKAKLYVDGGPSTTQTVGHLRMEGREVFKHAVGMITDVIVDAFNATGATAETIDWFIPHQANKRIIDASAHKLHIAPQKVVLTVDQHGNTSAASIPLALAVAVKDGRVKKGDLVLFEAMGGGFTWGSALVRW, from the coding sequence GTGACTGCGAAACGTTCGGTCGTGCTGGGCTGCGGCTCCTATCTGCCGCAGAAGGTGCTGACCAATGCGGAACTCGCCGCCCGTATCGATACTTCGGACGAGTGGATCGTGCAGCGCACCGGCATCCGGCAGCGCCATATCGCGGCCGAAGGCGAGTTCACTTCACATCTGGCGATCAACGCGGCGCGCGCGGCGCTGGAACACGCCGGCATCGATGCCCAGGCGATTGATCTGATCGTGCTGGCGACCTCGACACCGGACCATACCTTTCCGGCCACCGCGGTCGCCGTGCAGAACGAACTCGGCATCCATCACGGCGCCGCCTTCGATTTGCAGGCGGTGTGCTCCGGCTTCGTGTTTGCGCTCGCTACCGCCGACAATTTCCTGCGCTCCGGCGCCTACAAGCGCGCGCTGGTAATCGGCGCCGAGACGTTCTCGCGCATTCTCGACTGGAACGACCGCGGCACCTGCGTGCTGTTCGGCGACGGCGCCGGCGCGATCGTGCTCGAGGCGCAGGATCAGCCGGGCAAACCAACCGATCGCGGCGTGCTGACGACGCATCTGCGCTCGGACGGCCGGCACAAGGCGAAACTCTACGTCGACGGTGGCCCGTCCACGACCCAGACCGTCGGCCATCTCCGGATGGAAGGCCGTGAAGTGTTCAAGCACGCGGTCGGCATGATCACCGACGTGATCGTCGATGCGTTCAATGCGACCGGGGCGACGGCTGAGACTATCGACTGGTTCATCCCGCATCAGGCCAATAAGCGAATCATCGATGCTTCAGCGCACAAGCTTCATATTGCACCGCAGAAAGTGGTGCTGACCGTCGATCAGCACGGCAACACGTCGGCGGCGTCGATCCCGCTGGCGCTCGCGGTGGCCGTCAAGGACGGGCGCGTGAAGAAAGGCGATCTGGTGCTGTTCGAGGCCATGGGCGGCGGCTTCACCTGGGGGTCCGCGCTCGTGCGCTGGTAG
- a CDS encoding integration host factor subunit alpha — translation MTGNGKTVTRVDLCEAVYQKVGLSRTESSAFVELVLKEITDCLEKGETVKLSSFGSFMVRKKGQRIGRNPKTGTEVPISPRRVMVFKPSAILKQRINGHAVGNGEGKTD, via the coding sequence ATGACCGGGAACGGAAAAACAGTCACACGCGTCGATTTGTGCGAGGCGGTCTACCAGAAGGTGGGCTTGTCGCGAACGGAATCCTCTGCGTTTGTCGAGCTCGTTTTGAAAGAGATTACCGACTGCCTGGAAAAGGGCGAGACGGTGAAGCTGTCGTCGTTCGGCTCCTTCATGGTGCGCAAGAAGGGTCAGCGGATCGGACGTAACCCGAAGACAGGTACCGAAGTGCCGATCTCGCCGCGTCGCGTGATGGTGTTCAAGCCGTCGGCTATTCTGAAGCAGCGGATCAACGGCCACGCGGTCGGCAACGGCGAAGGCAAGACGGATTAA
- a CDS encoding MerR family transcriptional regulator encodes MDKAPDAFRTISEVAEELDIPQHVLRFWETRFAQIKPMKRSGGRRYYRPDDVDLLKGIRRLLYGEGYTIRGVQRILKEHGIKSVQGLADQTSAVTFGAVEEAIGLSLQEPEEGETPTVDADDEDYETEEKEIDYRFADTDDDGILLPFAKAKPGPSDADRERLERVLQDLVACRQLLDNALKDG; translated from the coding sequence TTGGACAAAGCGCCGGATGCGTTCCGCACCATCAGCGAAGTCGCTGAAGAACTCGATATTCCCCAGCACGTGCTGCGGTTCTGGGAGACGCGATTCGCCCAGATCAAGCCGATGAAGCGAAGCGGTGGGCGGCGTTACTACCGCCCCGACGACGTCGACCTGCTCAAGGGTATTCGCCGGCTGTTGTATGGCGAGGGCTACACCATCCGCGGCGTGCAGCGGATCCTCAAAGAGCACGGCATCAAATCCGTGCAAGGCCTTGCCGACCAGACTTCCGCCGTCACCTTCGGCGCGGTCGAGGAGGCGATCGGTCTCAGCCTGCAGGAGCCTGAGGAGGGCGAGACGCCGACCGTCGATGCCGACGACGAGGATTACGAGACCGAAGAGAAAGAAATCGACTACCGCTTTGCCGATACCGACGACGACGGCATCTTGCTGCCGTTCGCCAAGGCCAAGCCTGGCCCCTCGGACGCAGACCGCGAGCGCCTCGAGCGGGTGCTGCAGGATCTGGTCGCCTGCCGCCAATTGCTGGACAATGCGCTGAAGGACGGTTGA
- a CDS encoding dihydrodipicolinate synthase family protein, whose product MQARPTGVIPPMTTPFRKDGEIDFKQLAPQVDWLIGAGSHGMAAGGSTGEGHTLDHEEYRDLVAATVEAAKGRAPVIAGIIVDSTRDAIRRGKLVRDMNVAALQVTPVHYLFKPDEQAMVDHFRRMADETAMPIIIYNVVPWSYLSPALLTRIMNEVPLVIGVKQSAGDLKLFADLMMMAPDKLIYSAVDALMYPSYVLGAHGSIAAILSAAPHASVELWNVVKAGNHVRALELHKKLLTLWNAIVSDNLPACTRYAQSLQGLPPTFSRAPMPEASPAQQAAIRKALEGLAALGGSREAAE is encoded by the coding sequence ATGCAAGCACGTCCCACCGGCGTGATACCGCCGATGACCACGCCGTTCCGGAAAGACGGCGAGATCGATTTCAAACAGCTTGCTCCCCAGGTCGACTGGCTGATCGGCGCCGGCAGCCATGGCATGGCGGCCGGCGGTTCGACCGGCGAGGGGCATACGCTCGACCATGAGGAGTATCGTGACCTGGTGGCGGCGACAGTGGAAGCGGCGAAAGGGCGCGCGCCCGTGATTGCCGGCATCATCGTCGATTCCACCCGCGATGCGATCCGGCGCGGCAAGCTCGTGCGCGACATGAATGTCGCCGCACTTCAGGTGACGCCGGTGCATTATCTGTTCAAGCCGGACGAGCAGGCGATGGTCGATCACTTCCGCCGCATGGCCGATGAAACCGCCATGCCCATCATCATCTACAACGTGGTGCCGTGGTCTTATCTCTCGCCGGCGCTGCTGACGCGGATCATGAACGAGGTGCCGCTGGTCATCGGCGTCAAGCAGAGTGCGGGCGATTTGAAACTGTTTGCCGATCTCATGATGATGGCGCCGGACAAACTGATCTACAGCGCCGTCGACGCGCTGATGTATCCGTCCTACGTGCTCGGCGCGCACGGATCGATCGCGGCGATCCTGAGCGCCGCGCCACACGCTTCCGTCGAACTCTGGAACGTGGTCAAGGCGGGCAATCACGTTCGCGCGCTGGAGCTGCACAAGAAGCTGCTGACGCTGTGGAACGCGATCGTCTCGGACAATCTGCCGGCGTGCACGCGCTACGCGCAGTCGCTGCAGGGATTGCCGCCAACCTTCTCACGCGCGCCGATGCCGGAAGCATCGCCCGCGCAACAGGCCGCCATCAGGAAGGCACTGGAGGGATTGGCTGCGCTGGGCGGCTCTCGTGAAGCGGCGGAGTAA
- a CDS encoding SDR family NAD(P)-dependent oxidoreductase codes for MKDFAGKFAVITGGGTGMGRELARQLVAEGCNVAMCDVSLEAMAETKRLCEAEKLPQGLRVTTHVADVSIEAHLQRFRDELIEQQATDKIHLLFNNAGIGGGGSLFTNTREQWERTFNICWGGVYLGVRTFLPLMMKADEAHIVNTSSVNGFWASVGMGASHTAYSAAKFAVKGFTEALMTDLRLNAPHIKCSVVMPGHIGTSIVSNSRKIQSGSESEELNPNEILATRQRLKGMGIDTAPMSDDDIQKIALDRARTFREEAPTTAAAAAKIILDGVKAERWRILVGDDAHKLDERVRQAPEKAYTPEFYKSFTEEVGWRLG; via the coding sequence ATGAAGGACTTTGCCGGAAAGTTTGCCGTGATCACCGGGGGCGGCACGGGCATGGGCCGCGAACTCGCGCGTCAGCTCGTGGCTGAAGGCTGCAATGTCGCGATGTGCGACGTTTCCCTGGAGGCGATGGCCGAGACCAAGCGGCTGTGCGAGGCGGAAAAGCTGCCGCAGGGCCTTCGCGTCACCACGCATGTCGCCGACGTTTCGATCGAGGCTCATCTCCAGCGTTTTCGCGACGAGCTGATCGAGCAGCAGGCAACCGACAAGATCCATCTCTTGTTCAACAACGCCGGCATTGGCGGCGGCGGCAGCCTGTTCACCAACACGCGCGAGCAGTGGGAGCGCACCTTCAACATCTGCTGGGGCGGCGTCTATCTCGGCGTCCGCACCTTCCTGCCGCTGATGATGAAGGCGGACGAGGCCCACATCGTCAACACATCGAGCGTCAACGGCTTCTGGGCGTCGGTCGGCATGGGCGCCTCGCACACCGCCTACAGCGCCGCCAAGTTCGCGGTGAAAGGGTTTACCGAAGCGTTGATGACGGACCTGCGGCTCAACGCGCCGCACATCAAATGCTCTGTCGTGATGCCCGGGCATATCGGCACCTCGATCGTTTCCAACTCGCGCAAGATCCAGAGCGGATCAGAATCCGAAGAACTGAACCCGAATGAAATCCTGGCGACGCGGCAGCGCCTGAAGGGCATGGGCATCGATACCGCGCCAATGTCGGACGACGACATCCAGAAGATCGCGCTCGACCGCGCGCGCACTTTCCGCGAGGAGGCGCCGACCACGGCGGCGGCCGCGGCCAAAATCATCCTCGACGGCGTCAAGGCCGAGCGCTGGCGCATTCTCGTCGGCGACGACGCCCACAAGCTCGACGAGCGGGTGCGGCAGGCCCCGGAAAAGGCCTACACGCCGGAGTTCTACAAGAGCTTTACGGAAGAGGTCGGCTGGCGGCTTGGCTAG
- a CDS encoding GcrA family cell cycle regulator, with the protein MLTHLPTWTTDRVELLKSHFEAGLTCREIAASIGVSRNAVIGKLARLELTRGPARAKPRPEKTARERSRKSIPRLQYQILQAVYENAQPLQEEPIASAHRCSLFELSDQRCRWPISTPGAEDFCFCGNTPVEGMPYCSGHHRLAYRPGSRQRVVRGSGNRFA; encoded by the coding sequence ATGCTTACGCATCTACCGACCTGGACCACCGACCGCGTCGAATTGCTGAAGAGTCATTTTGAAGCCGGCCTCACCTGCCGCGAGATCGCAGCCAGCATCGGCGTCAGCCGCAACGCCGTCATCGGCAAGCTCGCTCGCCTGGAATTGACGCGCGGACCCGCAAGGGCCAAACCGCGCCCGGAAAAGACCGCCAGGGAGCGCTCCAGGAAATCCATCCCCAGACTGCAGTATCAGATCCTGCAGGCCGTCTACGAAAACGCGCAGCCGCTCCAGGAGGAGCCGATCGCAAGCGCGCACCGCTGCTCGCTGTTCGAACTCAGCGACCAACGGTGCCGCTGGCCGATCAGCACGCCCGGCGCCGAGGATTTCTGCTTTTGCGGCAATACGCCGGTGGAAGGCATGCCCTATTGCTCGGGCCACCACCGCCTTGCCTATCGTCCGGGCTCGCGCCAGCGCGTCGTGAGGGGATCAGGCAATCGGTTCGCGTGA
- a CDS encoding GrlR family regulatory protein, which translates to MTVTNGLYTIQIEMKDGGHGRANGVIVLHDGKIAGGDSYFYYTGSYRGDRGKWRGELITNEHTKSVGSRPLFGGREVTCGFTGAYSTDAAEVNGTALVGKTSVVFHARLQLRSEF; encoded by the coding sequence ATGACGGTAACGAACGGTCTCTACACCATCCAGATCGAGATGAAGGACGGCGGGCATGGCCGCGCCAACGGCGTGATCGTGCTGCACGATGGCAAGATCGCCGGCGGTGACTCATATTTCTATTACACGGGCTCCTATCGCGGCGATCGCGGCAAATGGCGCGGCGAATTGATCACCAACGAGCACACCAAGTCAGTCGGTAGCCGGCCGCTGTTCGGCGGGCGCGAAGTCACCTGCGGCTTTACCGGCGCCTATTCCACCGACGCGGCGGAAGTGAATGGAACAGCACTGGTCGGAAAGACCAGCGTGGTCTTTCACGCCAGGCTGCAGCTGCGTTCGGAGTTTTGA